In Solanum pennellii chromosome 3, SPENNV200, a single window of DNA contains:
- the LOC107012354 gene encoding protein DELETION OF SUV3 SUPPRESSOR 1(I)-like: MATEQPKPVAKEVKMDLFEDDDEFEEFAIDQEWEDKEKGKEVTQQWEDDWDDDDVNDDFSLQLRKELEINSEKK; encoded by the exons ATGGCGACTGAACAACCAAAGCCAGTGGCTAAAGAGGTGAAGATGGATCTATTCGAAGACGATGACGAATTTGAGGAGTTTGCAATTGATCAAG AGTGGGAGGACAAAGAGAAAGGCAAAGAAGTAACCCAACAATGGGAAGATGATtgggatgatgatgatgtgaaCGATGACTTCTCTCTGCAGCTCAGAAAGGAATTGGAAATCAACAGTGAGAAGAAATGA
- the LOC107012951 gene encoding UDP-glycosyltransferase 90A1-like gives MGETLVSPHFIIFPFMSHGHTIPLLHLATLLRHRFIAVTIFTTPVNAPSIRDFLRDASISIIELPFPKDAHDIPPDVENTEKLPSMSYFYPFARATKLMQPLFEQALSALQNPPTCIISDAFLGWTQQSAQKIGIPRYFFFGMSVFATTMYQLLGIERPHAETISLEESFTFSSFPWLKLTRNDFEPPFGDLEPKGPAVEFMMEQGISFSKSRGMITNSFYELEPRFADYFNKHLGPKSWCVGPLCLAKRAMISQTDDTWMQWLNNKLTEEQPVLYVAFGTQAEVSAEQIQEIAKGLESSNTCFIWVTRQNAMEHLQGFENRVKNRALIVKEWVDQNAVLNHKSIKGFLSHCGWNSVLESICAKVPILALPFMAEQHLNARMVTGEIGVGLRIMPRNGSVRGFVGAEEVEKMVRELMEGEKGEMVRKKVKELGQNAEEAMKEGGSSWSTLDLLIHDACARKL, from the exons atGGGCGAAACACTTGTATCACCCCACTTTATCATATTTCCTTTCATGTCTCATGGTCACACCATCCCTCTCCTCCACCTCGCCACCCTTTTACGCCACCGTTTCATCGCCGTCACCATCTTCACCACCCCGGTTAACGCCCCCTCCATCCGCGATTTTCTACGCGATGCATCCATCTCTATTATCGAACTCCCTTTTCCTAAAGACGCACATGACATCCCTCCTGATGTTGAAAATACTGAAAAACTTCCTTCTATGTCCTACTTCTATCCATTCGCTAGAGCTACAAAGCTGATGCAGCCGCTCTTCGAGCAGGCTCTATCAGCTTTGCAAAATCCACCTACATGTATTATATCTGACGCATTTCTTGGGTGGACTCAACAGTCCGCCCAAAAAATAGGTATCCCGAGGTACTTCTTCTTTGGTATGAGCGTTTTCGCCACGACTATGTATCAACTTCTTGGCATTGAACGTCCTCATGCTGAAACTATTTCACTAGAAGAGAGTTTTACGTTTTCGAGTTTTCCATGGTTAAAGCTCACAAGAAATGATTTTGAACCTCCATTTGGAGACCTTGAGCCAAAAGGTCCAGCTGTGGAATTTATGATGGAGCAAg GTATTTCCTTTTCAAAGAGCCGTGGCATGATCACCAACAGCTTTTACGAACTAGAACCAAGATTTGCAGACTATTTCAACAAACATCTCGGGCCGAAATCATGGTGTGTTGGACCTCTTTGCCTTGCCAAGCGGGCCATGATCTCACAAACCGACGATACCTGGATGCAATGGCTCAATAATAAATTGACGGAAGAACAGCCTGTTTTGTATGTAGCATTTGGTACTCAGGCAGAAGTTTCCGCTGAACAAATACAAGAAATCGCAAAGGGTCTAGAATCATCCAACACATGTTTCATATGGGTGACAAGACAAAATGCTATGGAGCATTTACAGGGATTTGAAAACAGAGTAAAAAACAGAGCATTGATAGTTAAAGAATGGGTTGATCAGAATGCGGTTTTGAATCACAAAAGCATCAAAGGGTTTTTGAGTCATTGTGGATGGAACTCTGTTTTGGAAAGTATATGCGCTAAAGTGCCTATTTTGGCTTTACCATTTATGGCTGAACAGCACTTAAATGCAAGAATGGTGACGGGGGAAATTGGGGTGGGATTGAGGATTATGCCGAGAAATGGATCAGTGAGGGGCTTTGTGGGAGCTGAAGAAGTTGAGAAAATGGTGAGAGAGTTAATGGAAGgtgaaaagggagaaatggtgAGGAAGAAAGTGAAGGAATTGGGACAAAATGCAGAGGAAGCTATGAAAGAAGGTGGCTCATCGTGGTCCACATTAGACCTCCTTATTCATGATGCTTGCGCCCGAaaactttga